The following are encoded together in the Lactuca sativa cultivar Salinas chromosome 1, Lsat_Salinas_v11, whole genome shotgun sequence genome:
- the LOC128126727 gene encoding uncharacterized protein LOC128126727 isoform X1, producing MHRMPCVIQWKPTLIQMGNTSTKSSQTKSNAGILKPLLEENMNTIVYCISAILTSDSEALLTLIKFHITRRCSSYYHTITFLQLRNRFKRCQVLLSYKRTRLLKNGFRFFSFTIDPGFLMKNGSYKVYPFNSGFCILEPGFLNNRILWCAFSLICNSERITRFFTINRDIP from the exons ATGCACAG AATGCCTTGTGTCATACAATGGAAACCTACTCTGATACAGATGGGAAATACTAGCACAAAAAGTTCCCAAACCAAGAGTAATGCGGGTATACTCAAGCCACTTTTGGAAGAAAATATGAACACTATAGTGTACTGCATATCTGCAATCTTAACTTCGGACTCAGAG GCTCTCTTAACCTTAATTAAGTTCCATATCACAAGGAGATGTTCGTCCTACTATCATACTATCACCTTTTTGCAG TTAAGGAATAGGTTCAAAAGGTGCCAAGTTTTGCTAAGCTACAAAAGAACCCGGTTGCTGAAAAACGGGTTTAGATTTTTTAGTTTCACAATAGATCCCGGTTTCTTAATGAAAAACGGGTCTTATAAAGTTTATCCTTTTAATTCCGGTTTTTGTATTTTAGAACCTGGTTTTTTAAACAACCGGATCTTATGGTGTGCCTTCTCGCTCATTTGTAATAGCGAACGTATAACCCGGTTCTTTACTATAAACCGTGACATACCATGA
- the LOC128126727 gene encoding uncharacterized protein LOC128126727 isoform X2, whose translation MFCCMYACKISIPADPGDSKMLLTKTLKTANLLLVLGIKGVKIIILDDANSMTEDAQNALCHTMETYSDTDGKY comes from the exons ATGTTTTGTTGTATGTATGCGTGTAAAATCAGTATTCCAGCCGACCCAGGCGACTCAAAGATGTTGCTCACCAAGACGCTCAAGACCGCAAAT TTGCTGTTGGTTCTGGGCATCAAGG GTGTTAAGATTATCATCCTTGATGATGCAAATTCAATGACTGAAGATGCACAG AATGCCTTGTGTCATACAATGGAAACCTACTCTGATACAGATGGGAAATACTAG
- the LOC111904846 gene encoding uncharacterized protein LOC111904846, producing MDRSYWMYGIKRSCDEYLACLSGFLKVAEENRVTKGENYIRCLCVDCQNCCMYTDSAKIEEHLIIRGFMRDYTCWSRHGEILVYHNVAPSEYNDDIDDTNDNNYDNLSGMLHDCEDNVAEDDYEKFQQLFDESEKPLYTGCINFTKLSVVLKLINLKANNGWSDTSFTSLLKMLHEMLPDDNELPVSTYQAKKLMCPMGMEIERIHACPNDCMLYRNEYADLHSCITCVTSRYKRKNPTEENNNMRASGSPAKVLWYLPIIPRLKRLFANAKDAKLMRWHAERTIDNKIRHVADSPQWRNINSNFEEFGQDIRNIRFGLSSNGINPFGSLSSRYSTWSVLLCIYNLPPWLCMKRRYIMMSLLIQGPKQPGNDIDVYLAPLIEDMKKLWSPGVEVYDAYSGENFQLRAMIYCTINDFPAYGNLSGYSTKGANACPICEDDAQSLWLTNCKKNVYMDHRRYLPKNHPYRKKKKVFNGKTEERTTRKPLRGETVFSRVQNLNVTFGKFKGNGKGKRKRKRTGTTPPKIIWKKRSIFWELPYWKHLQVRHCLDIMHIEKNVCESLIALLLNIKGKSKDEINVREDMIEMGIRPELAPIRNPGKHTYLPVACYTMSKDEKTKFCKCLHGVKVPSGYSANIKKLVSMKELKLFGMKSHDCHVLMAHMIPIAILGILPDRIRHTITKLCLFFNMIHSKVIDPEVLDSWESDIILTLCQLEMYFPPSFFDVMVHLTSHIVREIKYCGPVFLRYMYPFERYMGVLKGYVRNKHRPEGSIVE from the coding sequence ATGGATCGTAGTTACTGGATGTATGGAATTAAACGTTCATGCGATGAATATTTGGCATGTTTGAGTGGTTTTCTTAAAGTTGCAGAGGAGAATCGGGTGACTAAAGGAGAAAACTACATACGGTGTCTTTGTGTAGATTGTCAAAATTGTTGTATGTACACTGATTCTGCCAAAATAGAAGAGCATTTGATAATTCGTGGGTTTATGAGAGATTATACGTGTTGGTCACGACATGGTGAGATATTGGTTTATCATAATGTAGCCCCTTCAGAGTATAATGATGATATTGATGATACAAACGATAACAACTATGATAACTTATCTGGAATGTTACATGATTGTGAAGACAATGTTGCTGAAGATGATTATGAAAAATTTCAACAATTATTTGATGAATCAGAAAAACCGTTATACACTGGGTGTATAAATTTTACCAAACTATCCGTTGTGTTGAAATTGATTAACTTAAAAGCAAACAATGGTTGGAGTGATACAAGCTTCACAAGTCTTCTAAAGATGTTGCATGAGATGCTTCCGGATGATAACGAGCTACCTGTGTCCACATACCAAGCAAAAAAATTGATGTGTCCAATGGGAATGGAAATTGAAAGAATACATGCTTGCCCAAATGATTGTATGTTGTATCGAAACGAATATGCAGATCTACATAGTTGTATTACATGTGTTACATCACGATACAAAAGGAAAAATCCTACAGAAGAAAACAATAATATGAGAGCGAGTGGATCGCCTGCTAAAGTCTTATGGTATTTGCCTATCATTCCAAGATTAAAACGGTTATTTGCAAACGCTAAAGATGCAAAGTTAATGCGATGGCATGCTGAGCGTACAATAGACAACAAAATAAGGCATGTTGCAGATTCTCCTCAATGGAGAAATATCAATTCTAATTTTGAAGAGTTTGGTCAGGATATTAGAAATATTAGGTTTGGACTTAGTTCTAACGGCATTAATCCATTTGGAAGCTTAAGCAGTCGCTATAGTACATGGTCAGTTCTTCTTTGCATCTACAATCTTCCGCCTTGGTTATGCATGAAAAGAAGATACATCATGATGTCATTACTaattcaaggtccaaaacaaCCGGGAAATGATATTGATGTTTATTTAGCTCCATTAATTGAGGACATGAAAAAATTGTGGAGTCCAGGTGTCGAAGTGTATGATGCATATAGTGGGGAAAATTTCCAACTTCGGGCCATGATTTATTGCACGATAAATGATTTTCCAGCATATGGGAATTTGTCTGGATATAGCACAAAAGGAGCAAATGCATGTCCAATTTGTGAAGATGATGCACAGTCGTTATGGTTGACAAATTGCAAGAAAAATGTATATATGGATCATCGAAGATATCTTCCAAAAAATCACCCATATCGCAAGAAAAAAAAGGTGTTCAATGGTAAAACCGAGGAGAGGACAACAAGGAAACCATTACGAGGAGAAACTGTATTTTCTCGTGTTCAAAATCTAAACGTTACATTCGGAAAATTCAAAGGTAATGGCAAAGGAAAACGTAAACGTAAACGTACTGGTACAACTCCTCCCAAAATTATTTGGAAGAAAAGATCTATATTTTGGGAGTTACCATACTGGAAACACTTGCAGGTTCGCCATTGTCTTGACATTATGCATATTGAAAAAAATGTTTGTGAAAGCTTGATAGCCTTATTGTTGAACATCAAGGGAAAGTCAAAAGACGAGATTAATGTTCGAGAAGACATGATTGAAATGGGAATTCGCCCCGAGCTTGCTCCTATTAGGAATCCTGGAAAGCATACGTATCTGCCAGTAGCTTGTTATACCATGTCAAAGGATGAGAAAACAAAATTTTGTAAATGCTTACATGGTGTAAAGGTTCCATCGGGCTATTCGGCTAACATTAAGAAGTTAGTGTCAATGAAAGAACTAAAACTATTTGGTATGAAGTCCCATGATTGCCATGTTTTAATGGCACATATGATTCCCATTGCAATTCTTGGAATACTACCAGACCGCATCCGACACACAATCACAAAGCTATGCTTGTTTTTCAACATGATTCATTCTAAAGTTATTGATCCCGAGGTGTTAGATTCATGGGAAAGTGATATTATCTTGACGTTATGCCAACTCGAGATGTATTTCCCACCTTCATTTTTTGATGTCATGGTTCATCTGACATCTCATATCGTTAGAGAGATAAAGTATTGTGGGCCAGTATTCTTACGATACATGTATCCATTTGAGAGATATATGGGCGTCTTAAAAGGGTATGTAAGGAATAAACATCGACCAGAGGGTAGTATTGTTGAATGA